TTCGGGGCAACGTGCGCAAAGTCTGGCTCCAAGCGACGTTTCAGTTCCGTTGTAATATTGTCCTTCTCTCGCTTCCCTTGGAACCAACTAACAAATAGTCCGTGCAATTGCTGGACCTGACGTTCACATTCTAACGTCAACGAGTCGCCTTCCAGCTTACTCGAAAGCGAACTCATGGCGAGACAGTCGTGCAATTGTCACCACTTGTCGACGTTGCTTGACAGAGTAAATGATCTTGTACCTGCGTTCGTGGTAGATTTACCTTTATCTCCTCTAATCTGCGGACGATAAACCCCTTATGCGCGTTTGAGAATGTTCGAACGCACAATCCACACACTCTGTTGACGGTGAAACCTCAAAACTCTTGGGCCTAACATGATAGAGAGAAAGGAGGCGGACGCTGGCACGAGATAGACCTCATATCGCGCGGTGTCGCTGCCTGGAAACTGCCCTTTTCCAGAGACCGGAACGATGCACGCACGTTCAGTCATTCTCTTTTGGTCATTTGTGGCATTCGCCACGTTTCCCGAAAGACTCTACCGAACATAAATATAGGCGCAAAGGAACTTGAGAATCGTGCAAACATTTAAATACAGCAAGATACTCATAATGAAATATCTCGAAACTACTCTATAATTGTAAATCCAATTATTTGAGTTTTCTTGTAGGCAAATTAGCGATATCCCCTCCCCGCGATGCCAACTGCGCCCCTCCCTACACATAATAGTAGTCCTGCTACTTCAACGGCTTGGGATAGAATAGAAGCTCTTCCTTGACCGCAATGCCCGGTCGGAAATGCGTCTGATATCGCCGCAAAATCTCTTCATTGATTGCCGCATTGTCCCTCTCGGACTCCTCGGCGTACAGCAGGTCATGCATCCAAAGCTGCCCCCGCAACGCAATCTCCTTCGCCTCCCTGTCGTGCTCCACGATCCATTTCATCTGCGTTTCCACGTCCGATAGATCGTCCCGCAAAGGCACGTAGTGTACGTACGGTTCCAAGAGCTCTTCCATGGCCCAAGACGAAATTGATGGCTTTGTGATCATTACAACCGAGTTGGAGTACAATCCCCATTTCAATCCGGTAGAGACATCGTTGCCTTCCATGAATATCAACGCCTTGTACTTCAACTGATCTTCCATGGAAAGACTTTCTCCACTGATTGTGATGTTGTCGATAATTGGTGGCAGCTTGCTCGAGTCCAAAATTGTGGTAAACTTGGCATCCACATAGGACGAATTGTGGTACATCAACACTAGTCGACAACGCGGATTTTTCAGGCAGCGTTCGCGTGATGATGTTTCCGGGTGCACGAGGCCGGTAGTCGTACCCCGAAACACGGCCGcattgcctttttcttcccatGGAATATCCTTCTCGGGAACACTCGAAACCTTACCATAGTGCCGCTTGACCCCCATTTTCCAGATGATTGGTTCCAGGTCTTGATTATTGGTTGGCCGTGTCTCTAAAGTGGCGCAAGACTTGGTCGATATCTTCAGCATCAAGTCTCGTCCGGTCACGTTGTCCCATGCTCGTCTCACTTTTTTGAAGTGAGGTATAGAAGGTCTTTGCTTTTGACGAGTCGGGGATCCGAATTCATTCATGATTTTCGAAGCCAAGGAATCACCAACTTGAGCAAGCAGTACTGCCAGGTCTCCGGTTTGATTGGTTTGCTTTTGAAACGGTAGAAGTAAATTGTCACGGAGCTCTCTACAGTAAACTCTTTGCAAGCTTTTTCGCTGTTCGGGACGGGGATTGAATTCGCAAAGGTCGAGAGTGGATTTAGTAAGAACAAAGACGAGATCAGTCCCAGGCAGAGAAGTTGCCCGTACTGCCACCGACAAGCTGGTGTCCGTAAGCAGTGTTTGGCGCTGAAAAGAATACGAAGGAAGAAATATTGCCGCTTCGACTCCATCTTGTTCGTCCGCCGGGACAGCATGTGTTAATAACTGTGACCCCGCGACTATCGTCTTGCCTTCATGCTTCTCGTTTCCAACGTACTCAACAATTTCTAGCAACTCGCTCTCGTCACAGGGAGGCTCGTACCAGGATGACATGTAGAACCGCACTCGCTGAAAAACTGTTGGAAATCGATGCGCTCGAATTACCGAGGAAGCATACGACGAAATGGCCTTGTTTTTAGGAGCGATTGCTTTGTAGTGAACAAGCTCCTTACAGCTTCCCTGTACCCCGTTTACGAACTAAATTTTAGAACCAGCTGCATTTCGATCCCTGCATAAAGCATGCACCATTCTTTACTTACAACACTCTTGATTCCGTTTGAGAAATTGAGGTAAGGGTGTATGAATCCTCCGAAGCGATCCGAGGAATGTGAGCAGGAGATATCGGACGCGCGTACACGAGGATCAATGGGAGCGGAATCATTCCACAAGTTGAAACAACCGAGAATTATCACCGTGTAGATCATAGCAAGCCTCGAAGTGTGCCTTCCGCTCCCATACGGATTATCAATGCACGGCATGGTAGTGTCCAGCTGTACTGGTCACAATGCCGACGAAAGTGAATAGTTGGGAAACAATGAACATCCAACTTTTGAAATGCATTCACATGGCACAGTCAATCTAACTCATCTCTCGCTCAAAGCCGTTCTAACTGTATACATCGAATCGTAAATACCTTCGTGATGGGGCTGCCGAATGGCCAACGCAAGGGACGAAGCTGTAAGGAAATTTACGATTATTTAAGGTTTTTGCATATGTTCAGCGACTCTTGGAAAAATCGAAATTCAACTAAACGGATTAGACACATGTTTTTTATTTATCAAATTCATATATGCGGGATAGCCTTGTCCAAGTCAATAACAACACATATCCGACTATTTGCTGTTGTATTATTTGAAGCAGTACCTTAAATTGTGTTGGAGTACATCAACAGATCCAGCTACAAAATGAAATTTCAACATTCATCAATTGATGGTACTGAATCTACGATAGTTTCCGGTCGAGAGCAGGAGCTTCCCAAATTACCAATAGTAAGCAAATAAATGCGAGTTACTCGGGGAACGAGAACAATCCACAAAACGTAGAAAACGTGACTCTATGACACCCGACTCCCTGAGGGTTTGCGAAGAGCGTAAGCCTAATTTAAGAGGGGAAAAGCAACTATCATAATTCACCGTATGGTTCGATCCagagaaaaggaaaagaatgATCCTTCATGCATGACATAGATCGCGAAGGCCCTCACCTAAATTTCTCGATAAGCTTATTGTTAGGTGCAGGGATCGGAGGTGCAAATGAAGCCCTTATTGCAGTCCAAGGAGAACATCAGATCCCAGAAGGTGTGGCGGATCTCCCCAAATTGAGCTTGGTAGACTATTGTTGGTCTATATCAACTGATTGACTTTTGGCTGTTACCTGACTATTACCTTATGAGGCTATATATCAAAAGCGGTGCCCTTGTCAATACGTGCCACCCTCGTTGAAATGGTATGTACTGAGCACAACACACCTCACTTCCGCTTGGCTATGTGATTCGATTATCTCCACCAATTTAAACAGGTTTTTTATTCTTCTTTGATAACCTTGCTTTCTGACAAGCTGCTGCTATCTTCTGATCAAATTCAACTAGCTTCTTGAGCAAACCAATTGATTCTGAATCCTTTGTAAGATGCTGCATGGCTTGAAGCGCACAATGTTGTTGGCGTCCGTGGTCTCACTTTTTTGGGATAGGATGGTCCGCGTATCTTCGCGAGACAGCAAGTTTTGAGTCAGATGCAGAGTTGCTTTTCTAATCATCTTAACATTTATAGTTTTAAGCCACGTATCTTGGTAAGCCAACTGCTGTTCATCTGAATTTATTTTCTGACGAGAACACACAGAGGAAGTCAGGATTTACAAAATCTATATGCTCCCTACACATAATAGTAGTCCTGCTACTTCAACGGCTTCGGATAGAATAGAAGCTCTTCCTTGACCGCAATGCCGGGTCGGAAATGAGTCTGATATCGCCGCAAAATCTCTTCATTGATTGCCGCATTGTCCCTCTCGGACTCCTCGGCGTACAGCAGGTCATGCATCCAAAGCTGCCCCCGCAACGCAATCTCCTTCGCCTCCCTGTCGTGCTCCACGATCCATTTCATCTGCGTTTCCACGTCCGATAGATCGTCCCTCAAAGGCACATAGTGTACGTACGGTTCCAAGAGCTCTTCCATGGCCCATGACGAAATTGATGGCTTTGTGATCATAACAACCGAGTTGGAATACAATCCCCACTTCAATCCGGTAGAGACATCGTTGCCTTCCATGAATATCAACGCCTTGTACCTTAGCTGCTCATATCTCTGGAGATGACTGCCATTTATAGGGATACCGTCGATCGCTAATGGCAGGTTGCTCCTGCTGAGTATGTTGGTAAACTTTGCATCCACGAGAGACGAATTGTGGTAGTCCAACACAAGCCGACAGCGCTGATTTTGACGACAACGCTCGCGAGCCGGCATTTTTTGGTCAAAATCCCCAGTAGAGGTACCCCGAAACACAGCAACATCCCGCTTCTCTTCCCAAGGTACGTCCTCACTGGGGACGTCCTCCACTCCTTTGTAGTGCCGCTTGATTCCCATTTTCCAAAT
This portion of the Phaeodactylum tricornutum CCAP 1055/1 chromosome 19, whole genome shotgun sequence genome encodes:
- a CDS encoding predicted protein, giving the protein MPCIDNPYGSGRHTSRLAMIYTVIILGCFNLWNDSAPIDPRVRASDISCSHSSDRFGGFIHPYLNFSNGIKSVFVNGVQGSCKELVHYKAIAPKNKAISSYASSVIRAHRFPTVFQRVRFYMSSWYEPPCDESELLEIVEYVGNEKHEGKTIVAGSQLLTHAVPADEQDGVEAAIFLPSYSFQRQTLLTDTSLSVAVRATSLPGTDLVFVLTKSTLDLCEFNPRPEQRKSLQRVYCRELRDNLLLPFQKQTNQTGDLAVLLAQVGDSLASKIMNEFGSPTRQKQRPSIPHFKKVRRAWDNVTGRDLMLKISTKSCATLETRPTNNQDLEPIIWKMGVKRHYGKVSSVPEKDIPWEEKGNAAVFRGTTTGLVHPETSSRERCLKNPRCRLVLMYHNSSYVDAKFTTILDSSKLPPIIDNITISGESLSMEDQLKYKALIFMEGNDVSTGLKWGLYSNSVVMITKPSISSWAMEELLEPYVHYVPLRDDLSDVETQMKWIVEHDREAKEIALRGQLWMHDLLYAEESERDNAAINEEILRRYQTHFRPGIAVKEELLFYPKPLK